The sequence GACATCGCTCAACTCCAGGTGGTAATCCGCCTGGAACTTTTTGTGCCGGAGCTTCCCGGACAGGGCCAGGCCCCGGCTAAGTCCGCTTAACGCCCGGTCGTACCGTCCGACCAGGCTAAGCACCTGGCACCGGTTCAGCAGGATGTGGAGTACCCGGGAATGTTCAATGTGGTGTTTAGGGGTTTTCATTTGACCTGTAGATTGCTTTTTAAACGGATGAATTGGACGGTTGTAATTCCCGACAGATTGGAATACTGACTGTTTCAGTATTAAGAATACACCTAAAACCCAGCAAAATCAAGGTCTTTTTTGAGCACTCCTCCTTCTCAGGGAAAACAAAACCCCCTCTCCTGGCTTACCGGGAGAGGGGGTTGTATCTGGATGGTGGTTGAGTGCCCCGCAGGGGTGCATCAAAACCACCGGCCATATCTAGCTTCTAAAACTATGCGCCACCGACAAGCTTCCCACGAACAAGAAACCCAGCCAGTACAACAATAAGAACGGCACCGAGGCCAGCTGCATGTGCTCAAAAGCGTACCACAAGGCCGCCGAGGTGTAGACCACCAAAAGCAGTTCCAGCACCACCGTCAGTTCGAACTTGGCCTTGTATTTCTTTCCGGACCAGCCCTTGGGCTTGCCCAGGGTCAGGTTGTACTTGGGGGTGCGGGCAAAGGCGCTCTGGCGGTTGAACAACGCGCTGAACACCGCCTTGGAGTTGATCACCGACAGGCCGATGGCCCCGGCCATCAAAATGGGCAGAAACAGGATGCGGCGGCGCCAGTCGGGATAGATCTCCTTTTGGGCGTAGATGTAGAAGATGGGATAGCTGAAGGCGCAAATGGTGAAGACCGTGGCCCCGATGAAGAATCCCCGGGAGGCGGCCTGGGAGACCTTGAGGATCATCATGGGGAAGGACAGCAGGGTCACCATCAGCATCACCGGGAAGACGATGTGGTTGGTCAAATGGACGGTGGCCTCCCACTTGCGCAGGCCGGTAAGCTTGGGATCGCGCCAGATCCGGGGCAGAAGTTTTTTGGCGGTCTGGATGGCCCCCTTGGCCCAGCGGTACTGCTGGGCTTTGTAGCCGTGGACCTCCTCCGGCACCTCGGCCGGACAGACTATATCGTTGACGTAGATGAACTCCCACCCGGCCAGCTGGGCCCGGTAGGACAGGTCCATGTCCTCGGTCAGGGTGTCCTGCTGCCAGTCGCCGGCGTTGACTATGGCCTCCTTCCGCCAGACCCCGGCGGTGCCGTTGAAGTTCATGAAGATGCCGGAAGAATTGCGGGCCCCGTGCTCTATCACGAAATGGGCGTCCAGCCCTATGGCCTGGCCCTTGGTCAGGAGCGAGGCCTGGCCGTTGATATGGCCCCAGCGGGCCTGCACCAGGCCGATCTTGGGCGAGGAGAAGTAGGGCATCATGTTCCTGAGGAAATCAACCGGGGGCACGAAGTCGGCGTCGAAGATGGCCAGGAACTCGCCCTGGGCCACGGCCAGCCCGGCCTTAAGCGCTCCGGCCTTGAATCCGCTGCGGTCGGTGCGGTGCAGGTGGACGATGTTGATCCCCTGTCTGCGGTACTTTTCGGCCAGCTGTTCGGCGTGCTCCCTGGTCTCGTCGGTGGAATCGTCCAGCACCTGGATCTCCAGCTTGTCCTTGGGATAGTCCAGGGCGGCCGCCGAGTCAATCAGCCGCTCCACCACATACTTCTCGTTGTAGATGGGAAGCTGCACCGTGACCGTGGGCCATTCGGTGATCTGGCAGCGGACCTTTTGGCGGTTGATCCTGTTCTTGCGGTAAAGATAGACCATCAGATATGCATGGAAGGAGTACAC is a genomic window of bacterium containing:
- a CDS encoding glycosyltransferase family 2 protein; translated protein: MSTYDILLLVFYCLMMLVLSVYSFHAYLMVYLYRKNRINRQKVRCQITEWPTVTVQLPIYNEKYVVERLIDSAAALDYPKDKLEIQVLDDSTDETREHAEQLAEKYRRQGINIVHLHRTDRSGFKAGALKAGLAVAQGEFLAIFDADFVPPVDFLRNMMPYFSSPKIGLVQARWGHINGQASLLTKGQAIGLDAHFVIEHGARNSSGIFMNFNGTAGVWRKEAIVNAGDWQQDTLTEDMDLSYRAQLAGWEFIYVNDIVCPAEVPEEVHGYKAQQYRWAKGAIQTAKKLLPRIWRDPKLTGLRKWEATVHLTNHIVFPVMLMVTLLSFPMMILKVSQAASRGFFIGATVFTICAFSYPIFYIYAQKEIYPDWRRRILFLPILMAGAIGLSVINSKAVFSALFNRQSAFARTPKYNLTLGKPKGWSGKKYKAKFELTVVLELLLVVYTSAALWYAFEHMQLASVPFLLLYWLGFLFVGSLSVAHSFRS